A single window of Plasmodium reichenowi strain SY57 chromosome 14, whole genome shotgun sequence DNA harbors:
- a CDS encoding RNA-binding protein, putative — protein sequence MTDIQIQNQTSNFNTSKKEFENRFDDKALRNLCVKNIPKETKENELLEIFQPFGLIESIKLKVNKNVGPYAIYAHVLFSTPEEAKRCLKQMNGKILNGRALRIDYKRKKNPGDNPENINFNNYNNNKFHRKINRTNQFHNNRYNNNKRNIRNTNDGLMNDDMNSQYDSENSNLIDYEQMNKRPRIGNMNDMKSGNINSTIELNKLIKDYSEKKMLNQLPNDNTTNEAEQIIQTLLNNMMNNKPARIKLYLCDHLRTCAKHVFNRPSIYISNNNGMENSTNQNQNNNNNNSESLLYNSSAKINNNDISLNNQDIFSLPQEKSLHNNKPNVSRNNNEYVWKGILSMKNKENLNIIGHALQGNVTIFLNAHITNIVISHRKKMKSIPQMEAIYYFEIENKQDENIFDSYKNYFNTKDRVGLVSTNENWHLYIIFPGSPIFNQFCNNNNLNNIFIGIVCYNPQVVDKKSAISFSGQNMVASNNYNQGDISGNNNIMKGGQDLYNNPNNTSFQMNSLNFNEKQNNNNNNNFNIGEMSNFNNQNKNHPNSQYEQNTREEKNSTYKQMDDNTKEENKSDVPNWLNQFSSLAAYLVKK from the exons atgacCGATATACAAATACAAAATCAAACTAGTAATTTTAATACTagtaaaaaagaatttgAGAATAGATTTGATGATAAAGCATTAAGAAATTTATGTGTAAAAAACATACCCAAAGAgacaaaagaaaatgaattGTTGGAAATATTTCAACCATTTGGTTTAATAGAAAGTATAAAGCTTaaagtaaataaaaatgtcGGACCGTATGCCATATATGCTCATGTTCTTTTTAGTACTCCTGAGGAGGCTAAAAGATGTCTAAAACAAATGAACGGGAAAATTTTAA ATGGAAGAGCTTTAAGAATAGAttataaaaggaaaaaaaatccAGGAGATAACCctgaaaatattaatttcaacaactataataataataagttCCATaggaaaataaatagaACTAACCAATTTCATAATAATcgatataataataataagagAAATATTAGAAATACAAAT gaTGGTTTAATGAATGATGATATGAATAGTCAATATGATTCAGAAAATAGTAACCTTATAGATTATGAG CAAATGAACAAGAGACCTAGGATTGGAAATATGAACGACATGAAAAGTGGTAATATAAATTCCACGATTGAgttaaataaattaataaaagattattctgagaaaaaaatgttaaatCAGTTACCTAACGACAATACAACAAATGAAGCTGAACAAATTATACAAacattattaaataatatgatgaataataaaccagcaagaataaaattatatttatgtgaTCATTTAAGAACATGTGCAAAACATGTATTTAATAGGCcttcaatatatataagtaataataaCGGAATGGAAAATAGTACAAATcaaaatcaaaataataataataataatagtgaatcattattatataattcatcagctaaaataaataataatgatatatcattaaataatcaagatattttttctcttcCTCAAGAAAAAAGTctacataataataaaccTAATGTATCAAGAAATAACAATGAATATGTTTGGAAAGGTATCTTAAGTATGAagaataaagaaaatttgAATATTATTGGGCATGCATTACAAGGAAATGTAaccatttttttaaatgcTCACATTACAAATATTGTAATAAGTCATAGgaaaaagatgaaaagTATACCCCAAATGGAAGctatttattattttgaaatcgaaaataaacaagatgaaaatatttttgattcttataaaaattattttaatactAAAGATAGAGTTGGATTAGTATCAACAAATGAAAATTGgcatttatatataatattccCAGGAAGTCCTATATTTAATCAATTctgtaataataataatttaaataatatatttataggTATTGTATGTTATAATCCTCAAGTAGTAGACAAGAAAAGTGCTATATCTTTTTCTGGACAAAATATGGTTGCATCAAACAATTATAACCAAGGAg ATATTTCTGgcaataataatataatgaaagGTGGACAAGACCTCTACAATAATCCGAACAACACATCCTTTCAAATGAATTCCTTAAATTTTAATGAGAAAcaaaacaataataacaataataattttaacaTAGGAGAAATGTCTAATTTTAATAACCAAAATAAGAACCATCCTAATTCTCAATATGAGCAAAATACAAgggaagaaaaaaattctaCTTATAAACAAATGGACGATAATACAAaggaagaaaataaaagcGACGTTCCAAATTGGTTAAATCAATTTAGTTCGTTAGCAGCATATCTTGTCAAAAAGtag
- a CDS encoding hypothetical protein (conserved Plasmodium protein, unknown function): MATKIRYSVHTTNKFSVFDSDDNSEEEIENKDLNESPKNEPDIVYEEKIIDNSNEVNKIIEVHDNIPSPIIKDYYNKKVNVHYNDRYKYPVTSINDVNENTYRSYRDNYHIRGNNLRNKFTRKRGGGYSNASTNILGGSNFYRGSRNYDYKMNMDRRNYNPSYNYNKFDFREKMYNDYNDNTSKYDNMKRDNLIDFKNKNYEDSSKAGRKYKSVTIDYDLYRRQQEKKLNSNKSAESNDKKKKKNEENNSEKVNKVTTNVPKRNDTLEEDMKSDHPKRKAINVYQYILEEGGRVDRLPGFRRSYRSFKKVDEGNWNNKYEKSKMQIDEKIFKKRDPPNINDTRAFPSLTSK; encoded by the exons ATGGCGACCAAAATACGTTATAGCGTCCATACTACTAATAAATTCTCTGTTTTTGACAGTGATGATAATTCAGAAGAAGAAATTGAAAATAAAGATTTAAATGAATCTCCTAAAAACGAACCAGATATAGTTTATGAGGAAAAGATTATTGATAATAGCAATG AAGTTAATAAGATAATCGAAGTACATGATAATATTCCTTCTCCCATTATAAAagattattataacaaGAAAGTGAATGTTCATTATAATgatagatataaatatcCAGTGACCAGTATTAATGATGTGAATGAAAATACGTATAGAAGTTATCGTgataattatcatataagAGGAAATAATTTAAGGAATAAATTCACAAGAAAAAGGGGTGGCGGATATAGTAACGCATCGACCAATATTCTTGGAGGTAGTAATTTTTACAGAGGTTCTCGaaattatgattataaaatgaatatggATAGAAGAAACTATAACCCCtcttataattataataagtTTGATTTTAGAGAG AAAATGTACaatgattataatgataacaCCAGTAAGTATGATAACATGAAAAGAGATAATTTAATagattttaaaaataaaaattatgaagaTAGTAGTAAGGCAGGTAGAAAATACAAATCAGTAACCATAGATTATGATCTTTATAGAAGAcaacaagaaaaaaagttaAATTCGAATAAAAGTGCAGAGAGTAAcgataaaaagaaaaagaaaaatgaagaaaataattctGAAAAAGTTAATAAAGTTACCACTAATGTACCTAAACGAAATGATACATTAGAAGAAGATATGAAATCAGATCACCCAAAAAGAAAAGCTATCAATGTTTATCAATACATATTAGAAGAAGGTGGAAGAGTTGATAGACTTCCAGGTTTTCGTAGAAGTTATAGAAGTTTTAAAAAAGTTGATGAAGGTAATTggaataataaatatgaaaagtCTAAAATGCAAAttgatgaaaaaatttttaaaaaaagagatCCTCctaatataaatgatacAAGAGCTTTTCCATCTTTAACAAGTAAATGA
- a CDS encoding putative membrane protein (conserved Plasmodium membrane protein, unknown function), which produces MFIHSCNFYLFLLFYFIFINCSYIHFRKEKSNMNNHKNYCYDGSIKDACIHVKENPSSYDNNNNNNIEHTNPIWNNSPTNIINTKKISNVEPDLQKGTKKYDFHDRNHRNIIKEEENIFLLTCKKFVNFTIHKRCFVVLSILIGFLLLMLVSIPLYETMISNKIETSFVTFDNSLKYIRNIYPLTFEIKKAGDVLTQSSDKLGNNTNHFINIYKKDKTATLMFFSEDNNKENHILDYNTLKDIFFLLEYFKQITILKDQKEIYWKDICKKYDTPLSNPKCFVLGLFTISELTNINYNNIEKWNVFFDKIIKEDTKYIKRFFSQALYFLPNFLYIPNHFIMYKIKEQQNMHNIINKIYTNIKGLLFVYTFDDNIPNELLDNWYSKLNNYIQLINNNKLSHINIKNPDGTIYTHILKYNKMWNVLTINDKLLQDEEQNSILLGFQSNYLFIILSLLFIFFYININLSTFVTYTKKIVLLICVYLLTFFSLSSTFFIYLIFKLYIMRIFLLNYFVLFFLSVLFCCVNIFYYNKYCTSPGKDSHNNNNNNNIYENMNNHIYNSSFPISDNHMETSYYLQATYKSLYFNGKITLVLISIYTIGLFCSYTITKWFCLNTIFSLISLYIYYVFFFNNIFSYLFYVKEKNNNINYNPNDQIKVIDYSKMNNEEDKKEMIIFFNAQQNVNNNNFNNIEENNYPFTNNDILTNNDILTNNDILKNNDILTNNDILTNNDILKNNDILKNNDILKNNNTPMYTKKCFTNHFDKMNTFQNNTQYTEHKMFNKQKKYNEKPFHIFKKISLLLLLILSFLILYLYIFINNKTKFSIFRYMNKNSNVRMFIEKFEGIANHVIEPGYLVLPESFNYEKEDNLINVVKLIEHLKKEKCIYNPIISWISTFELLKNDCTNIDFFDTQYELDNNSEECINYNLQNVGKKNKKLYLELLSAQFCKNIEIPLCDTFNKIIYNWIHHKNDDIYENHMFQIKTSYNDNIDQILPQYHTISPHIFYDKYIKMDENYNLLNSRIGFIFHNYPSSYNKNIETIEKINNVIKNSNIENIYFYSETYVLYQQAMKFLKEFKFMFFFYIFIYIISIYIFNKMGVPIIFPFLLFNSLSMLYFTYFFSINTDAITIILLKITTAISLSNYLYSTLYFNKTQNGTLHFHNTIKKSLPYLLFLILYLISFSAGDYISNVVRLYILNHVLWYILYSLTIFYIHRNMYK; this is translated from the exons atgtttatacATTCTTGTAAtttctatttatttttattattttattttatatttattaactgctcatatatacattttagaaaagaaaaaagtaatatGAATAATCATAAGAATTATTGTTATGATGGGAGCATAAAAGATGCATGTATCCATGTGAAGGAAAATCCCTCAtcatatgataataataataataataatatagaacATACTAATCCAATTTGGAATAATTCACctacaaatataataaatactAAAAAAATCTCAAATGTTGAACCAGATCTTCAGAAGGGTactaaaaaatatgattttCATGATAGAAACCACCGAAATATAATTAAGGAAGaggaaaatatttttctacTTACATGTAAGAAGTTTGTTAATTTCACAATACACAAACGTTGCTTTGTTGTGTTAAGTATCTTGATAGGTTTTTTATTGCTTATGTTAGTAAGTATACCATTGTACGAAACTATGATTTctaataaaatagaaaCATCATTTGTAACCTTTGATAATagtttaaaatatattagaaaTATCTATCCTCTAACatttgaaataaaaaaggcAGGAGATGTCTTAACACAATCAAGTGACAAGTTAGGAAACAATACCaatcattttataaatatttataaaaaagataaaacAGCTACACTTATGTTTTTTTCagaagataataataaggaaaATCACATATTAGattataatacattaaaagatatattttttttattagaATATTTTAAACAAATAACTATATTGAAAGATCagaaagaaatatattggaaggatatatgtaaaaaatatgatacCCCTCTTAGTAATCCAAAATGTTTTGTCTTAGGTCTTTTTACAATAAGTGAActtacaaatataaattataataatatagaaaaatggaatgtattttttgataaaataataaaagaagatacaaaatatatcaaacgttttttttctcaagctttatactttttacctaattttttatatatcccaaatcattttattatgtataaaataaaggaacaacaaaatatgcataatataataaataaaatatatactaatataaaaggtctcttatttgtttatacatttgatgataatatacCAAATGAATTATTAGATAATTGGTATAGTAAATTAAATAACTATATAcaattaattaataataataaattatcacatattaatattaaaaatcCGGATGGaacaatatatacacatattttaaaatacaACAAGATGTGGAATGTACTAACAATAAATGATAAACTATTACAAGATGAAGAACAAAATTCAATACTTTTAGGATTTCAAtcaaattatttatttataatactttcattattatttatatttttttatataaatattaacCTATCAACATTTGTAACgtatacaaaaaaaatagttctacttatatgtgtatatttattaacctttttttctttatcgtctacattttttatatacttaatatttaaattgtatataatgCGTATCTTCTTGTTGAATTATTTTGTCTTGTTTTTTTTGAGTGTCTTATTTTGTTGCgtcaatattttttattataacaaatattGTACCTCACCCGGGAAGGATtcacataataataataataataataatatatatgaaaatatgaataacCATATTTACAATTCATCATTTCCCATTAGTGATAACCATATGGAAACTTCCTATTACCTCCAAGCAACTTATAAATccttatattttaatgGGAAAATAACATTGGTTTTAATATCTATTTATACAATAGGCTTATTTTGTAGTTACACCATTACAAAATGGTTCTGCTTAAATACCATATTTTCCcttatatctttatatatttactatgtcttcttttttaataacatattttcctatttattttatgtcAAGGAAAAAAACAACAATATTAACTATAATCCAAATGATCAAATTAAAGTAATAGATTATTCCAAGATGaataatgaagaagataaaaaagaaatgattattttttttaatgcacaacaaaatgtaaataataataatttcaaCAATATTGAGGAAAATAATTATCCGTTCacaaataatgatatacttacaaataatgatatacttacaaataatgatatacttaaaaataatgatatacttacaaataatgatatacttacaaataatgatatacttaaaaataatgatatacttaaaaataatgatatattgaaaaataataatacacccatgtatacaaaaaaatgtttCACAAACCATTTTGACAAAATGAATACTTTTCAAAATAACACTCAATATACAGAACATAAAATGtttaataaacaaaaaaaatataatgaaaaacCTTTCcacatttttaaaaaaatatccCTATTACTTCTTCTCATCTTGTCATTCCTAATATTAtacctatatatatttattaataataaaacaaaatttagtatttttagatatatgaacaaaaatTCTAATGTTAGAATGTTTATAGAAAAATTTGAAGGTATAGCTAACCATGTTATCGAACCAGGATATTTAGTATTGCCTGAATCAtttaattatgaaaaagaagataatCTAATTAATGTTGTTAAATTAATTGAACatttgaaaaaagaaaaatgtatttataatcCAATTATATCATGGATATCAACATTTGAACTTCTAAAAAATGATTGTACAAATATAGATTTTTTTGATACTCAATATGAATTAGATAATAACTCAGAAGAATGcattaattataatttacaaaatgtagggaaaaaaaacaaaaaattatatttagaACTATTAAGTGCAcaattttgtaaaaatatagagATACCATTATGTGatacatttaataaaataatttataattggattcatcataaaaatgatgatatatatgaGAATCATATGtttcaaataaaaacatCTTATAACGATAATATTGATCAGATTCTTCCTCAATACCATACAATTTCTCCTCATATATTTTACGACAAATACATAAAg atGGACGAGAATTATAACCTTTTGAATAGCAGGATAGGtttcatttttcataattacCCAAGTTcttataacaaaaatatagagacaattgaaaaaataaataatgttattaaaaatagtaatatagagaatatatatttttattcagAAACGTATGTTTTATACCAACAAGCCATGAAATTTCTTAAAGAATTCAAATTtatgttctttttttatatattcatctatattatttctatatatatatttaataaaatggGAGTGCCAATAATCTTTCcattcttattatttaatagtttaagtatgttatattttacttattttttttctattaatACTGACGCCATAAcaatcatattattaaaaataactACTGCTATATCATTATCGAATTATCTATATTCCACTTTGTATTTTAACAAAACACAAAATGGTACTCttcattttcataataCGATAAAGAAATCGTTaccatatttattatttctaatattat aTTTAATTAGCTTTAGTGCTGGAGATTACATTTCGAATGTCGTGAGGTTGTACATCTTAAATCATGTTCTATggtatattttatattctcttaccatattttatatacacagaaatatgtataaataa